Below is a window of Caldicellulosiruptoraceae bacterium PP1 DNA.
AGAACGCCAGAGAAATCATAGAACATTTTGACTTTGACAAGCAGATTACAAAACTTAATGATAACAACCTGCTTTATCTTGTTGTATCTGAGTTTAATAAGATAGACTTACATCCAGATGTGGTAAGCAATACAGAAATGGGTTACATATTTGAAGAATTGATTAGAAGATTTTCAGAACATGGGGAGGCAGGAGACCACTATACCCCTCGTGAGGTTATAAAGCTCATGGTCAATATTCTACTGAATGAAGATAGCGAGGAATTAACACAGCCTGGGCTTGTTGTGACTGTCTATGACTGCTGTGCGGGGACGGGAGGAATGCTTTCAGTTGCAGAGCAGTACTTGAAAGAACTAAACCCAGGGATACAGGTTGAACTATTTGGACAGGAGATAAATCCCCAATCCTTTAGTATCTGCAAATCCGACATGCTTATAAAAGGACAAAACGCAGACAACATCATTTTAGGCGACAGTTTTACGGAAGATGGACACAGGGGCAGAACCTTTAGATACATGCTCACCAATCCGCCCTTCGGTGTGGAATGGAAGAAAGCGGAGAAGTTTATTCGTGAGGAATATGAAAAAGAAGGGTATAACGGTAGGTTCGGTGCAGGACTTCCCAGAATATCTGATGGTTCCCTTTTATTCCTGCAGCACTTGATATCCAAAATGAAGCAGGACGAAAAAGGCAGCCGTATTGCTATTATCTTCAACGGCTCGCCATTGTTTACGGGGGATGCAGGTTCAGGGGAGTCGGAAATCAGACGCTGGATAATTGAAAATGATATGCTGGAAGGTATTATTGCACTACCTGACCAGTTATTCTACAACACAGGTATTTCTACTTATATCTGGATAGTAACCAACCGCAAAAATAGTGACCCAATGAAGGGACCTGTAAGGACAGGGAAAATACAGTTGGTCAATGCAGTGGACTTCTATCAGAAAATGAGGAAAAGCCTTGGAAACAAGAGAAATGAAATCACTGAAGAACAGATAAAAGAAATTACGAGGATATACGGTGAGTTTAAGGAGAACGAATACTGCAAGATTTTTGATAACGAAGATTTCGGATATCAGAAGATAGTTGTAGAAAGACCTTTAAGGCTTAATTTCCAGGTAACTGAAGAGAGAATCAATAATCTGTATAATGAGGCCACATTTAAGAAACTTGCCGAATCCAGAAAGAAAGGTGTGGCAGGGCTTAAAGAGATAGAAGAAGGGAAAAAACTGCAGCAGCAAATAATAGAAACCTTAAAAACAATGGATTCTACTATTCTGTATAAAAATAGGGATGTGTTTACAAAAGCATTGAGGAAGGCTTTTAAGGACAGTGATATTAAACTGGATAGTGCACTTTTAAAGGCTATTCTTTCTGCCCTGTCCGAAAAAGATGAAACTGCAGACATTTGCGTAGACAACAAGGGTAAACCTGAGCCAGACTCAGACTTGAGGGATACTGAAAATGTACCTTTGAAAGAAGATATCCATGAATACTTTGAACGGGAAGTAAAGCCTCATGTGCCTGATGCCTGGATAGACGAAAGCAAGACTAAAATAGGATATGAAATACCTTTCACAAGGCATTTTTATAAGTATAAGCCACTCAGACCTTCTGAAGAGATTATGAAAGAGATTAGAGAATTGGAACAGAGCATCTTAGAGAAGTTGAAGAAGGTGATGGGGGAATGAGTAAGTTTAAGAGGTATGAAAGGTATAAGGATTCAGGGGTTGAGTGGATAGGTGAGATACCAGAGCATTGGGAGTTAAGGAAAATAAAACATATAGGCATGCTTTCTGCTGGTGGAGTTAACAAGAAAATTGAAGAGGGAGAAGAGTTATTTAAATCTGTCCATTATATGGATGTATATAGAAACTCTGGAAAAGCGATAGGAAATGATGATGACTATTTGGTTGTATCTGCTACTCAAAGTCAGGCTAAGAATTGTACACTTAGGAAAGGTGATGTTTTGTTTACTTCTTCATCGGAGACACCAGATGATATTGGACATGCTGTTACGATTTCCGAAGATTTAGAACAAACATTATATGGATATCACCTTATTAGGTTAAGGTTAGACCGAGATATACCGGCAGATTATAGTTATCGCAAATATATGTTTAATAATCATTATTTTCGAAGTTATTTTTCTTCAAGAACACAAGGTATCACAAGATATGGATTGAAACATGACGATTATAAAGAGGCTGTGGTATTTATACCACCTATTAACGAACAGAAAATTATTGCTAATTTTCTTGACCAAAAAACAGCTGAAATAGATGGTTTGATTACTGATAAGGAAAAATTAATTGAATTATTACAGGAAAAACGACAGGCTATTATAACCGAAGCAGTTACAAAAGGGCTTAATCCGAATGTTAGGATGAAGGATTCTGGAGTTGAGTGGATAGGGAGTATACCAGAACATTGGCAAATTATCCCTTTAAAACATATAACTAACTTTATTTCAAGAGGTAATAGTCCTGAATATGTAGAAGAGAGTTCAATAAAAGTTATAAATCAAGCATGTATCTATTGGGATGAACTAAAAATAGAAAATGTTAAATATCAGTATGATGATATTGATTTTGATAAGTTGAAAGGGAAATTGATTAAAGGAGATTTATTGCTGAACTCTACTGGAACTGGTACTCTAGGGAGAGCAGTAGTATTTAGAGAAGATGGCAAATATATGGCTGATAGCCATGTTACTATTATTCGCTTTAACAAAACAAGAATGAATGAGGTTTTAGCGTTTTATTTGTTACAAACGAAAATATATCAAGGATATATATACAATGCTTTAGTTACTGGTGCTACAAATCAAATAGAATTATCAAGAGAAAGACTAACTGGAACACCTATGATTGTACCACCAAGTACAGAGCAGCAAGAAATAGTTAATTTTTTGAATTCTAAAATCGGACAAATTGCTATTTTAATAAATGAAATCAAAACTCAAATCCATAAACTCGAAGAATACCGCCAATCCCTTATATCAGAAGCAGTAACAGGGAAAATCGATGTAAGGGACTATGTTATGAACAATTAAATTGGAGTGATTTATATGGGCGATTTGAAACTTTTTAGAATAAAAAATGAAGTAAAAGAACTTATAGGCACTTCAGTAGCCATTGAAAAATCTATTCAGACATTAATTGAAAACAATATGGAAACATTCTTTGGAATTAAATTTCTGGCCTCTGAGTATCCTACAGGTAAAAATCATGGGGGGCGAATTGATTCTTTGGGGATAGACGAAAACTATTGTCCTGTGATACTGGAATACAAGAGAGCATTAAATGAAAATGTAATAAACCAGGGGTTGTATTATCTTGACTGGCTAATGGACCATAAAGCAGAGTTCAAATTGCTTGTAATGGAGAAAATGGGTAAGGATATTGCCGATAAGATTGAATGGTCCATGCCGAGACTATTGTGTATTGCAGGGGATTTTACAAAGTTTGATGAATACGCTGTAAAGCAGATTAATAGGAATATAGAACTTATTAGATATAAAAAATATGAGGGCGACTTGATTCTGTTTGAACTGGTAAATGCTACTACAGCATCGCAGACTGCAATAGTTTCAGATGATGGTGCAAATAAACATAATGTATATAAAACAGTAACTGAGAATCTCCAACAGGCAGATAAAGAATTACAGGATTTGTATTATTCAGTTAAAGACTTTATATTAAACCTCGGAGATGACATTCAGGAAAAGGTTCTGAAATACTACATTGCTTTTAAAAAAATTCGAAATTTCGCTTGTGTAGAAGTTTATCCGAAAAGCAAAACAATTCTTATATACTTGAATATAAATCCTAACGAAGTAGAGTTAAAGGAAGGTTTTACAAGAGATGTGAGCAATATCGGTCATTACGGTACGGGAAACTTAGAGGTTAGGATAAACAATAAAGATGATTTTGAAAAGGCTAAAGCGCTTATAGCAAAAAGTTATGATGAAAATTAGTTGGGGGGATATAAATGGCTAAAACTCCTGAAGAACTTTTAGAAAAGGGTTTTGAAGAATATATTGAGGAGTACCTTTTAAAAAATGGATATGTGAAGGGCAGTCCTGACTATTACAACAAAGAATATGCCTTAGATACCAAAATTCTATTTGAATTCTTAGAGGATACTCAGCCGAAAAAGATGGATAGGTTAAGGCAAATTCATAAAGACCAGTATAAGTTTAAAATTCTAAAACGACTCAATACGGAACTGAATAACCGTGGTATGATTGATGTATTAAGACATGGGATTAAAGATTATGGCGTATACTTGGACCTTGCCTATTTTCAGCCTGCCAGCAAATTAAACGATGAAATGGTTAAACTTTATCAAAAAAATAGAATATCTGTCACAAGGCAGGTGCACTACAGCACCAAAAACGAAAACAGCATTGACATGCTCATCTGTGTCAATGGACTTCCCGTTGTTGTGCTGGAACTTAAAAATGCTTTTACTGGTCAAACCTATGAAGATGCAATAATGCAGTACAAGAAAGATAGAAGCCCTAATGAACTATTGTTCCAGTTTAAGAAAAGAGCCATTGTATTTTTTGCAGTAGATACTCAAGAAGCCTATATGACTACAAGGCTTTCAGGAGATAAGACTTCATTCCTTCCATTTAATAAAGGCTGTGATGGAGGGAAAGGGAATCCAGACAATCCTGATGGGCTTAAAACAGCATATCTATGGGAAGAGATACTTCAAAAAGATAGTCTGATGGATATACTAAAGAGGTTTGTATTTATCCAGACAGAAGAAAAGAAAGATATAGACGGCAATATCTATACATCGGAAACTGTCATATTTCCAAGATATCACCAATTGGACGCAGTAAGGAAACTGGAAGCCGATGCAAGGGAAAAGGGAGTAGGAACAAACTATCTTGTGCAGCACAGTGCAGGGTCAGGAAAAACAAACTCCATATCATGGCTTGCCCACAGGCTTGCCAATCTTCATGATGATAGCGATAATCCTGTATTTGATTCGGTTATTGTCATCACGGACAGGCGGGTTTTGGACAGGCAGTTGCAGGACAGCATTTATCAGTTGGAACATAAACATGGAGTAGTTCAAAAAATAGATAAAGACTCAAATCAATTGGCTGATGCCTTGAAAAACGGGACAAGAATTATTATCTCTACCCTGCAAAAGTTTCCCTTTATCATCGAAAAGGTTGGAGAGTTGGAAAACCGCAAATATGCTGTCATTATAGATGAAGCCCATTCCAGCAGTGCAGGAGAAAACATGGCTTCTTTAAGGGAAGTGCTGTCTGCAAGTACTCTTGAAGAAGCGGCAAAACTGGATGAAGAGTTAGAGGGCAAAGAATACGACCCTGAGGAGGAAATTTTAAAGACAATAAAGAAAAGAGGAAAACAGCCTAATATCAGTTTCTTTGCTTTCACGGCTACACCTAAAGCAAAAACTCTTGAAATGTTCGGGACAATAGGACCTGACGGACTGCCCCATCCATTTCATCTATACTCTATGAGGCAGGCCATCGAAGAAGGCTTTATTTTGGATGTGCTTCAAAACTATGTTACATATGAAACCTACTTCAAACTGGCAAAGAAAATTGAAGATGACCCCACTTTTGACAGGGCAAAAGCCACCAAGGCATTAACACGGTATGTAAGCCTTCACCCTCATAACATTGCCCAAAAGACTGAAATCATGGTGGAGCACTTCAGGAGTGTAACCAGGCATAAAATAGGAGGAAGGGCTAAGGCAATGGTTGTAACCAGTTCCAGGCTCCATGCTGTACGCTATAAGCATGCCTTTGATGAATATATCAAAAAGAAAGGCTACAGGGATATGAAAACCCTAATAGCCTTTTCGGGAACAGTAAAAGATGGCGGTGTAGATTACAAAGAAAGTGACATGAACGGATTTAAGGAATCAGAACTTCCAGAACGTTTTGCCACTGATGAATATCAAGTTCTTTTGGTTGCAGAAAAGTACCAGACAGGTTTTGATCAGCCTCTTTTACATACCATGTATGTGGATAAAAAGTTGTCGGGAGTCAAGGCGGTACAGACTTTATCAAGACTCAATAGAACCTGTGCAGGAAAAGAAGATACCTTTATCCTTGACTTTGTAAATAAGGCAGAGGATATTCAGGAAGCCTTTAAGCCCTATTACCAGGCAACCATTGTGGAAGAAGTGACAGAACCTAACCTGCTTTATGATATTGAAACTATGCTCAATGCTTACGGTGTATATCTCAAAGAGGAATTGGATAAGTTTGCTTATATATACTTTAAACCTAAGGATAAAAAGACTTCTAAAGACAGGGCAATGCTAAACCACTTTATAGATGCGGCTGTAGAAAGGTTTAAGAAACTGGATGAACAGCGGAAGCAGGATTTTAGCAGCCAGGCAATGAAATACGTAAGGCTTTATTCCTTTATTCTTCAAATAACGCCTTTTGAAGATGTTGAACTCCATAAGTTGTATGTATATTTGACGTATCTGCTCAAAAAACTGCCAAGAGAAAAAGGCTCTACTGTTCACCTTGCTGACGAAATCGCTTTGGAATACTATACCACTAAAAAGACCTTTGAAGGGAGCATCTCATTAACCCCAGATGATGAAAATGTACCAGTCACACCTGTGAAATTTGCAGGAACGGGGGTAAAGGAAGAACAGAAAGAATATTTGTCCAGCATTATTGAGCGGCTTAATAAGCGGTTTGGGACTGATTTCACAAAAGCGGACCAGTTATCGGTAGAGCAAATAAAAGAGGATTTTGCCGCTGATGAGGATTTGGTTCAAAAGGCTAAGACAAATACCATTGACGACTTTAGACTTGCTTTCGAAAAAGTGTTTATTAATAAAGTAATTGACAGGATGGACCAGAACCAGGCATTCTTTACCCGTGTTCTAGACGATGAACAGTTTAAGAATGCACTTATGGAGTATATGCTGGTTGAGACCTATGAGAAGTTAAATAGTATGGCAAAATGAAATAATAGATTGGCGGGTGAAGGTGACAGCATGATTTCTGTTTATATAGAAAATATTATCAAGATATTTAATTGGGATGTTATTACTAGGATGTATGGCAGTTCTCATAGTTCTATTATAGGGTTCTTATCAAGTGAATGGATTAAAAATTCTCAAGAGCATTCTATATTAGATGGTGCCCCCTCTCCGTTTGTCGGCAAGGGAATAAAAGGGCAAAAGAACGCAGATATTCTATTATGTAAAGGAGATAAGCCCTTGATCCACTGGGGACGGTTCTTATTGACTCATAATGACAACTATTACCAGTAAAATGATTTTAGTCCTTAATTGTTATTTCATAAGAGAAGTCAATTTACTGATAGTTTGTGGAATTTATAGAAAATACAAATACTTATATTAAGGAAATGACATATAATGAAGTCTATGCTTTAATTTTAAGTTTGCTATTTGTGAAAGATAAGATAGTGAAAGGCATCTCTATTGACTGATGAATTTTTGTCAGATTATTTTTATTTATTGATGAATATAAAATATTTACGATATTTATTTTTATTTTAAAAATATAAATTGATGCTTATTGAATAATTTGTCATTTTACAAATAATTCAAATGAACTACTAATACTTAAACTTTACAATAATTAGATTATTGCTTTATTATTTATTGGTAATACTAGTTTAGAAAGGAAGTCTATACATGGATATTAGAGATAAGGTTTGCAAGATATTTGAATATCTTTTAGCTGTAAAGAATTTAAATGAAAAGGTAATTAGTAATATTGAGCAGTTTGATGATGTAATTTGGCAAAGAGATATACCAGAATATGAAGGATGTTTTTTAAATGGCAGTGGAAGATATAAGGAAGCATGGTTAGAGGTTCATAAACAGAATATACCAGAAGCTCCGCAATTACCAGAAATATTAAGTGGCTGGGTAACTTATTGGTCTGATCCTGAAAAAGAACCAATAGTTAAAGAACAAATTACCAAAAAAAATAAAGTTATAGACAAGCAGCTAATTAACAATGAAAATTCTTTTTCTAATAATAACGATTTCTTGGGGGAAAAAGATAAATTAGATTACGAAAAATTCGAAGATGATCCAAAAAGGGTAGAAACATTTAATGAATGGATTAAGAATAAATGGCGTCCTTGGGCAAAAGAAGCTTTACCTAAAAAAAGAATTCAGAAATTATATACAAAATTATTTACATTACATCAAAGAATTCAGCGTGAAGGGGGAGATGTTGAACTTGCGTGGGGGCATGGTTTGTTAACATGGAATATTAATTCAAATGATATTAAAAGACCTTTACTTGTAACATCATTAGAATTACAGTTTGATGCTAAAAATGGGATTTTTATATTGTTGCCAACTAGTAAAGGAACCAATATAGAAATTGATATGCTTAATAATATTGAAATACCATATATTAAGAGGCTACAAGAAATTGTATTAGAATTTCCAAAATTAGAAATAAGTGTTTGGGATAAAGAGTTAATTGAACCAATATTAAAGGAGATAGTTCATACGATAAATCCTGAAGGTATATATTCAGAGGAAGATCTTCCTTCCCAAAATATATGGGATGTTCCAGTAGTTACATATTCGTCTGTTATATTTTTAAGGGAAAATAGTGGACGTTTATGGCAAGCTGAAATAATTAATGTGATAGATAAAATAAAAAATGGCTATCCTATTCCTGATACTATTGAATTACTTGCTACTGATAATCTAGAAGAATGTCTGAAAAAACATGAAACAAATGATAATCAAAATAATTGGGGTTCAGTTGGAGAAGATTTATTATTTCCTCTTCCAGTAAATAATGAACAAAAATTAATTGCACAGAAATTAGCTATAAGTCCTGGGGTAGTTGTTCAGGGTCCACCTGGTACTGGAAAGAGCCATACAATTGCTAATTTAATTTGCCATCTGCTAGCACATGGGAAAAGAGTGTTAGTGACTAGCGAAAAAGAGAGAGCATTGCGGGTTCTAAGAGATAAGATTCCACATGAAATTAGGCATTTATGTGTAAGTGTGTTAGGAGGAGATTCAGCTTCTGTAAAGGAATTGGAGAATTCAATAGAAAATATCACTGAAAATATTGATAGTTACAATCCTCAATTATTAAAAAGAGAGATAGAGAGGTTGAGAAGTGAGTTATTTGAAACAAGGAAAAGAAAGATACGATATCAAAATTTAATTAAACAGGCAGGTGAATTGGAAAACAAAAAAGTAATTATTGGTAATTACGAAATGACCCCTTTGGAAATGGCTAAATGGCTTAAAGAAAATGTTGAGCATAACTGGATACCTGATTCTATAAGAGTAGATCAAGAATGCCCTTTATCTGAAGTAGAGATAAAAAAGTTTTTTGAATTAGCAGGAAAGTTAAGGACGAGCGATAAAGAAAGTTTAGAAAAAAGGAGACCCAAAATTTCAGGATTACCTGATCCACATGAATTCAATGGAAATGTATTGAATATTAGATACCTTGAACAGCAAATAGTGGAAAAATCTAATTATATAAATGATTGGAATGTATCTCAAAATGTCTCTTCCGAAATAGATACATATAAACAAATGATTTTGTCTATAATTAGTGAACTAAAAGAGTTAAACGAACCTTGGATGCACTTTATTATGAAGGATTCAATATTAGGTGCTGACAGGAAAGAATTGTGGGACGTATTTTCTAAGGAAAGTCGTGATCGGATAAAGCATTTAAAAAAACTTGATATGGAATTGATAGAGCATGAAGTTGTTTTTTCTGATAATATTGATTATACAATTGCAAAGGAAGACTTAAAGGCTTTAAAGGAAAGACTAAAAGGTACTAAACAGATTAGTTGGTTTTTTAAGAACATTATAGGCCGAAAATATGCATATTTAATTGATAAAAGTCAAATATCTTTAGACTATCATGAAATAAAAA
It encodes the following:
- a CDS encoding N-6 DNA methylase — translated: MISFQDKVNFIWSIAELLRGPYKKEQYGDVILPMAVLRRFDCVLAATKQEVLEKYEALKKSGLQNMDPVLNRISKQEFNNTSKYDFEKLLADPDNIANNLRNYINGFSKNAREIIEHFDFDKQITKLNDNNLLYLVVSEFNKIDLHPDVVSNTEMGYIFEELIRRFSEHGEAGDHYTPREVIKLMVNILLNEDSEELTQPGLVVTVYDCCAGTGGMLSVAEQYLKELNPGIQVELFGQEINPQSFSICKSDMLIKGQNADNIILGDSFTEDGHRGRTFRYMLTNPPFGVEWKKAEKFIREEYEKEGYNGRFGAGLPRISDGSLLFLQHLISKMKQDEKGSRIAIIFNGSPLFTGDAGSGESEIRRWIIENDMLEGIIALPDQLFYNTGISTYIWIVTNRKNSDPMKGPVRTGKIQLVNAVDFYQKMRKSLGNKRNEITEEQIKEITRIYGEFKENEYCKIFDNEDFGYQKIVVERPLRLNFQVTEERINNLYNEATFKKLAESRKKGVAGLKEIEEGKKLQQQIIETLKTMDSTILYKNRDVFTKALRKAFKDSDIKLDSALLKAILSALSEKDETADICVDNKGKPEPDSDLRDTENVPLKEDIHEYFEREVKPHVPDAWIDESKTKIGYEIPFTRHFYKYKPLRPSEEIMKEIRELEQSILEKLKKVMGE
- a CDS encoding AAA domain-containing protein, translated to MDIRDKVCKIFEYLLAVKNLNEKVISNIEQFDDVIWQRDIPEYEGCFLNGSGRYKEAWLEVHKQNIPEAPQLPEILSGWVTYWSDPEKEPIVKEQITKKNKVIDKQLINNENSFSNNNDFLGEKDKLDYEKFEDDPKRVETFNEWIKNKWRPWAKEALPKKRIQKLYTKLFTLHQRIQREGGDVELAWGHGLLTWNINSNDIKRPLLVTSLELQFDAKNGIFILLPTSKGTNIEIDMLNNIEIPYIKRLQEIVLEFPKLEISVWDKELIEPILKEIVHTINPEGIYSEEDLPSQNIWDVPVVTYSSVIFLRENSGRLWQAEIINVIDKIKNGYPIPDTIELLATDNLEECLKKHETNDNQNNWGSVGEDLLFPLPVNNEQKLIAQKLAISPGVVVQGPPGTGKSHTIANLICHLLAHGKRVLVTSEKERALRVLRDKIPHEIRHLCVSVLGGDSASVKELENSIENITENIDSYNPQLLKREIERLRSELFETRKRKIRYQNLIKQAGELENKKVIIGNYEMTPLEMAKWLKENVEHNWIPDSIRVDQECPLSEVEIKKFFELAGKLRTSDKESLEKRRPKISGLPDPHEFNGNVLNIRYLEQQIVEKSNYINDWNVSQNVSSEIDTYKQMILSIISELKELNEPWMHFIMKDSILGADRKELWDVFSKESRDRIKHLKKLDMELIEHEVVFSDNIDYTIAKEDLKALKERLKGTKQISWFFKNIIGRKYAYLIDKSQISLDYHEIKNENDVDIILKYIEKNEIKNKLILKWNNIMKDIGGPQLSNSISRFNFYVEELIAKLEKGLQWNDNVVKPLQNFLKDLGIPEIPDWTDINLFEKLYKGILVLELEKKWNNAKTFFDRLKTILIGGMKTNNIHPSWINLLNACEAKDSELWSKEYREIERLERLEEDYYIYSSLKDRLEVVVPKWVRMIIEQGGNGEVLIPPDDWKLAWQWRQCDTYLKEIKETGNIEKISNILKEEEKKESNILKELVEKSTWLAQIERITHEQKRSLHAFVQAVRKIGKGTGKYANMYRKEAREEMQICKGAIPVWIMPIQKIIENIKLTDDLFDVIIVDESSQNNLFALCTLLRAKKAVIVGDDNQISPESIGINVEDLYQLIQRYLTGIIPHANRFELTTSLYDISSQIFENKIVLKEHFRSVPEIIQFSNDLMYEGKVIPLRLPISHEIFNPPVSAIFVDEGYVEEFTSKDINKPEAEAIVNHIMKLCSEPKYHGKSIGVISLQGNDQAELIEELLRETIGEKEMVERKLICGDAYFFQGDERDIIILSMVIAPNKRFRALTRRSDYQRFNVAASRARDQMFLFHSVQLKDINNHECARYRLLQYCQNPYRVQQKIDEVKHLFESKFEEDVYRIISARGYRVIPQVKVANLGKRIDLVIEGIYNRLAIECDGDKWHGIDKWEEDIERQCILERVGWTFWRVRGSEFYRDPEEAMKSLWVKLNEMGIKPIE
- a CDS encoding DUF5655 domain-containing protein, whose amino-acid sequence is MGDLKLFRIKNEVKELIGTSVAIEKSIQTLIENNMETFFGIKFLASEYPTGKNHGGRIDSLGIDENYCPVILEYKRALNENVINQGLYYLDWLMDHKAEFKLLVMEKMGKDIADKIEWSMPRLLCIAGDFTKFDEYAVKQINRNIELIRYKKYEGDLILFELVNATTASQTAIVSDDGANKHNVYKTVTENLQQADKELQDLYYSVKDFILNLGDDIQEKVLKYYIAFKKIRNFACVEVYPKSKTILIYLNINPNEVELKEGFTRDVSNIGHYGTGNLEVRINNKDDFEKAKALIAKSYDEN
- a CDS encoding type I restriction endonuclease subunit R; translation: MAKTPEELLEKGFEEYIEEYLLKNGYVKGSPDYYNKEYALDTKILFEFLEDTQPKKMDRLRQIHKDQYKFKILKRLNTELNNRGMIDVLRHGIKDYGVYLDLAYFQPASKLNDEMVKLYQKNRISVTRQVHYSTKNENSIDMLICVNGLPVVVLELKNAFTGQTYEDAIMQYKKDRSPNELLFQFKKRAIVFFAVDTQEAYMTTRLSGDKTSFLPFNKGCDGGKGNPDNPDGLKTAYLWEEILQKDSLMDILKRFVFIQTEEKKDIDGNIYTSETVIFPRYHQLDAVRKLEADAREKGVGTNYLVQHSAGSGKTNSISWLAHRLANLHDDSDNPVFDSVIVITDRRVLDRQLQDSIYQLEHKHGVVQKIDKDSNQLADALKNGTRIIISTLQKFPFIIEKVGELENRKYAVIIDEAHSSSAGENMASLREVLSASTLEEAAKLDEELEGKEYDPEEEILKTIKKRGKQPNISFFAFTATPKAKTLEMFGTIGPDGLPHPFHLYSMRQAIEEGFILDVLQNYVTYETYFKLAKKIEDDPTFDRAKATKALTRYVSLHPHNIAQKTEIMVEHFRSVTRHKIGGRAKAMVVTSSRLHAVRYKHAFDEYIKKKGYRDMKTLIAFSGTVKDGGVDYKESDMNGFKESELPERFATDEYQVLLVAEKYQTGFDQPLLHTMYVDKKLSGVKAVQTLSRLNRTCAGKEDTFILDFVNKAEDIQEAFKPYYQATIVEEVTEPNLLYDIETMLNAYGVYLKEELDKFAYIYFKPKDKKTSKDRAMLNHFIDAAVERFKKLDEQRKQDFSSQAMKYVRLYSFILQITPFEDVELHKLYVYLTYLLKKLPREKGSTVHLADEIALEYYTTKKTFEGSISLTPDDENVPVTPVKFAGTGVKEEQKEYLSSIIERLNKRFGTDFTKADQLSVEQIKEDFAADEDLVQKAKTNTIDDFRLAFEKVFINKVIDRMDQNQAFFTRVLDDEQFKNALMEYMLVETYEKLNSMAK
- a CDS encoding restriction endonuclease subunit S, translating into MSKFKRYERYKDSGVEWIGEIPEHWELRKIKHIGMLSAGGVNKKIEEGEELFKSVHYMDVYRNSGKAIGNDDDYLVVSATQSQAKNCTLRKGDVLFTSSSETPDDIGHAVTISEDLEQTLYGYHLIRLRLDRDIPADYSYRKYMFNNHYFRSYFSSRTQGITRYGLKHDDYKEAVVFIPPINEQKIIANFLDQKTAEIDGLITDKEKLIELLQEKRQAIITEAVTKGLNPNVRMKDSGVEWIGSIPEHWQIIPLKHITNFISRGNSPEYVEESSIKVINQACIYWDELKIENVKYQYDDIDFDKLKGKLIKGDLLLNSTGTGTLGRAVVFREDGKYMADSHVTIIRFNKTRMNEVLAFYLLQTKIYQGYIYNALVTGATNQIELSRERLTGTPMIVPPSTEQQEIVNFLNSKIGQIAILINEIKTQIHKLEEYRQSLISEAVTGKIDVRDYVMNN